One stretch of Francisella sp. LA112445 DNA includes these proteins:
- the hisA gene encoding 1-(5-phosphoribosyl)-5-[(5-phosphoribosylamino)methylideneamino]imidazole-4-carboxamide isomerase produces the protein MNIFPAIDLINGKCVRLEKGDFNKTTTYELEPKDVAKAYQQAGAEFIHVVDLDGAKKGQTCQFETIQQIRENCDMALQVGGGVKDFETIEKLLEIGVDRVVVGSLAVKDIALTKKFFEKYGAEKIVLALDVFIKDGIPYIATHGWQESSTTTLDEILQTYLGDGLEYVLCTDIYRDGMLQGPNFELYRIYSSIYPDIQFMASGGVGALEDLQVLKEQNTYGVIIGKALYENKFTLQEALEC, from the coding sequence ATGAATATATTTCCAGCGATAGATCTTATAAATGGCAAATGTGTTCGTTTAGAAAAAGGTGATTTTAATAAAACTACTACTTATGAGCTTGAACCAAAAGATGTTGCAAAGGCATATCAACAAGCTGGTGCAGAGTTTATCCATGTTGTAGATTTAGACGGTGCTAAAAAAGGCCAAACTTGTCAGTTTGAAACTATCCAGCAGATTAGAGAAAATTGTGATATGGCTCTACAAGTTGGTGGTGGTGTCAAAGATTTTGAAACTATTGAAAAGCTTCTGGAAATCGGAGTTGATAGAGTAGTTGTCGGTAGTTTAGCTGTCAAAGATATAGCATTAACAAAGAAGTTTTTTGAGAAATATGGTGCTGAGAAGATAGTTTTAGCTTTAGATGTATTTATCAAAGATGGTATTCCTTATATAGCAACGCATGGCTGGCAAGAGTCTAGTACAACAACTTTAGATGAAATACTACAGACTTATCTTGGTGATGGCCTTGAGTATGTTTTATGTACGGATATCTATCGAGATGGTATGTTACAAGGTCCAAATTTTGAGCTATATAGAATCTATTCATCTATATATCCAGATATTCAGTTTATGGCTTCTGGTGGGGTTGGAGCTTTAGAGGATTTACAAGTATTAAAAGAACAAAATACTTATGGTGTCATCATTGGTAAAGCATTATATGAAAATAAATTTACACTGCAAGAGGCTTTAGAATGTTAA
- the hisH gene encoding imidazole glycerol phosphate synthase subunit HisH, whose protein sequence is MIAIIDCCGSNFASIKYAFEKLGQQIVLTHDAEVIKKSACVILPGVGHAKSAMDSLRKNNLDKLIPKLTQPVLGICLGMQIMYSFSEEGSTACLGIFPEKVKAFKKTQGFSIPHMGWNSLQNVNKDHFLFKDIAGDDYVYFVHSFYAELNQFSITTNDYINDFTAMVNKDNFYGIQFHPEKSGRVGMKILENFIQGVL, encoded by the coding sequence GTGGGAGTAATTTTGCTTCGATAAAATATGCCTTTGAGAAATTAGGGCAACAAATAGTCCTAACACATGATGCTGAAGTAATCAAAAAATCAGCTTGCGTAATTTTACCTGGTGTGGGACATGCTAAATCAGCTATGGATAGTTTAAGAAAAAATAATTTAGATAAGCTTATTCCAAAGCTAACACAACCAGTATTAGGAATCTGCTTAGGAATGCAAATTATGTATAGTTTTTCTGAAGAGGGAAGTACAGCTTGTTTGGGTATTTTTCCTGAAAAAGTAAAAGCTTTTAAGAAAACTCAAGGCTTTAGTATTCCACACATGGGTTGGAATAGTTTACAAAATGTAAATAAAGATCATTTTTTGTTTAAAGATATTGCAGGAGATGATTATGTATATTTTGTGCATAGTTTTTATGCTGAGCTTAATCAATTTAGTATAACTACTAATGACTATATAAATGATTTCACTGCGATGGTAAATAAAGATAATTTTTATGGCATTCAATTTCATCCTGAGAAATCTGGTAGGGTTGGCATGAAGATTTTAGAGAATTTTATACAAGGAGTTTTATAA